The following coding sequences lie in one Chitinophagaceae bacterium genomic window:
- a CDS encoding helix-turn-helix domain-containing protein yields MQKVEAEENNLLQFPHRHQYYTIIWIEKATGTHQIDFKSYAVSSQTIFFIGPEQVHHLLLKGKPKGRVFLFTNDFLEANGIPQQFLSGLELFFACDEIKPIRLKSSQIPEMKSYADHIFKEFANDQYLKQESIAAWLKLFLIACKRLKAENADLNSPLQNPRSRTVKEFKNLLEKNYARQHKVSDYAKALHLSANYLNEVIKEETGQSIKDLIQNRIILEAKRLATYSDYSMKETSFQLGFDDPSHFSKFFRNCTATDYTTFRNEIRKMYL; encoded by the coding sequence ATGCAGAAGGTAGAAGCGGAAGAAAATAATCTGCTTCAATTTCCGCATCGCCATCAGTATTACACCATCATCTGGATCGAAAAAGCAACCGGTACACATCAGATTGATTTCAAGTCGTATGCTGTAAGCAGTCAAACCATTTTTTTCATCGGGCCCGAACAAGTGCATCACCTTCTGTTGAAGGGGAAACCAAAAGGAAGGGTATTTCTTTTCACCAATGATTTTCTCGAAGCCAATGGTATTCCGCAACAGTTTTTATCTGGACTGGAATTGTTTTTTGCCTGCGATGAAATCAAGCCAATCCGTTTAAAAAGCTCGCAAATTCCTGAAATGAAAAGCTACGCAGATCACATCTTCAAAGAATTTGCAAATGATCAATACCTGAAACAGGAATCCATTGCTGCCTGGCTCAAATTATTTTTAATTGCCTGCAAGCGCCTAAAAGCAGAAAATGCTGATCTGAATTCGCCATTGCAAAATCCAAGGTCAAGGACAGTTAAGGAATTCAAGAACCTGTTGGAAAAAAACTATGCACGACAGCATAAAGTAAGTGACTATGCAAAAGCATTGCACCTTTCCGCCAATTATCTTAATGAAGTGATTAAAGAAGAAACCGGTCAGTCCATCAAAGACCTGATTCAAAACCGCATCATTTTAGAAGCTAAGCGGCTGGCCACTTATTCAGATTATTCAATGAAGGAAACGTCCTTTCAATTAGGCTTCGATGATCCTTCTCATTTCAGCAAATTTTTCAGGAATTGCACCGCTACTGATTACACCACTTTCAGAAATGAAATCCGTAAAATGTACCTGTAA